One window from the genome of Pseudodesulfovibrio sp. JC047 encodes:
- a CDS encoding tRNA-dihydrouridine synthase family protein: MKTMDETHIKRLAELLNRPLQIRGKEISNRLWLAPLAGLGHAAYRDVLDSYGGCGLMFTEMCSARSVPTEKPSVSPTFRWRKEELGHLVCQIFGSTPEEMIPAARRIEAEGFFGIDINMGCTAPGIVKRNAGAGLLKNPDAAIAAVKSVRQTVSIPVFVKFRTGWTPDIGPAVELAQRFEAEGVDCLVFHPRVAPDKRTKPPVKEHIKAISDAVSIPVFGNGDVVLPEECLSMLENTGCAGVSIGRMAIARPWLFAEWTTGYIPLEGCFQEYAMKLADAIEANFDPIRALKRFKMFTIYFAANFTYGHSLQTRFLGAKSMDDVREIIRNHVKPNMRLTLRPNMNLYSI; encoded by the coding sequence ATGAAAACGATGGATGAAACGCACATAAAGCGACTGGCGGAATTGTTGAATCGCCCACTCCAGATTAGGGGCAAGGAAATATCCAATCGGCTGTGGCTTGCTCCCTTGGCGGGGCTGGGTCATGCTGCATATCGTGACGTGCTGGATAGCTATGGCGGATGTGGCCTGATGTTCACTGAAATGTGCAGCGCCAGAAGTGTTCCCACGGAAAAACCATCCGTGTCTCCAACCTTCCGCTGGCGAAAAGAAGAATTGGGCCATCTGGTCTGCCAAATTTTCGGCTCAACCCCGGAAGAAATGATCCCGGCGGCCCGACGTATCGAAGCAGAAGGATTTTTCGGTATTGATATCAATATGGGCTGCACGGCCCCAGGCATTGTCAAACGAAACGCCGGGGCGGGACTGTTGAAAAATCCCGATGCAGCCATCGCAGCTGTCAAAAGTGTCCGTCAAACAGTGTCCATTCCGGTCTTCGTCAAATTCCGCACGGGCTGGACGCCTGATATCGGCCCGGCTGTGGAGCTGGCACAACGATTTGAGGCGGAAGGAGTTGACTGCCTGGTCTTTCATCCACGAGTGGCACCGGATAAACGAACCAAACCGCCAGTCAAGGAACACATCAAGGCAATCAGTGACGCCGTATCCATTCCAGTCTTCGGTAATGGCGATGTGGTCCTGCCGGAAGAATGCCTGTCCATGCTGGAAAACACGGGCTGCGCGGGCGTCTCAATCGGTCGAATGGCCATCGCCCGCCCCTGGCTCTTTGCGGAATGGACCACGGGATATATTCCTTTAGAAGGCTGCTTCCAAGAATATGCCATGAAACTGGCCGATGCAATCGAGGCAAACTTCGACCCAATCCGGGCACTCAAGCGGTTCAAAATGTTCACGATCTATTTCGCGGCCAATTTTACATACGGACACAGCTTGCAAACCCGATTCCTCGGGGCAAAATCCATGGATGACGTTCGAGAGATCATCCGAAACCACGTCAAACCCAATATGCGCCTGACCTTGCGGCCCAACATGAACCTCTACAGTATATGA
- a CDS encoding acyl carrier protein: MKNHTPNATVEQVCAILTPLFSEPVGPDASTITLKEWDSLKYLEIVGALEDQLAVEFTAQELLRLSSVREIVTVLHSKDHAE; this comes from the coding sequence ATGAAGAATCACACCCCAAACGCCACCGTCGAACAGGTCTGCGCCATCCTCACCCCACTCTTTTCAGAGCCCGTGGGACCAGACGCGTCCACCATCACGCTCAAGGAATGGGACAGTCTGAAATATCTGGAAATCGTCGGCGCGCTTGAAGATCAACTGGCCGTGGAATTCACTGCTCAGGAGCTACTCAGGCTCTCCTCGGTGCGAGAAATTGTCACAGTCCTTCATTCCAAAGACCACGCGGAATAA
- a CDS encoding aspartate carbamoyltransferase catalytic subunit: protein MKWLHKDLLDVSQLSKSEVMAIFETAGRFQELQERPVKKVPTLKGRSVVLFFAEPSTRTKTSFDVAGKRLSADTFSLAKSSSSLTKGESLKDTALTLQAMAPDAIVIRHWCSGAARFLADRLDCAVINAGDGRHAHPTQALLDSFTLHQEWGDVAGKTILILGDIAHSRVARSNVILLNKLGADVRLCAPRTLMPPAVQSWPVTAYSDLNEAVKGVDAVMCLRLQLERQKDGLLPDLREYAQTFGLHQCHVDLANQDVRILHPGPMNRGIEISSDLADSAESLVLDQVSSGVVVRMALLFLYMTRKGEE, encoded by the coding sequence ATGAAATGGCTTCACAAGGATTTATTGGACGTATCGCAGTTGTCGAAATCGGAGGTCATGGCGATTTTCGAGACAGCGGGTCGTTTTCAGGAATTGCAGGAGCGTCCGGTCAAGAAGGTTCCGACATTGAAAGGTCGGTCCGTGGTCTTATTTTTTGCCGAGCCGAGCACGCGCACGAAGACGAGCTTTGACGTGGCGGGCAAACGGTTGTCGGCGGACACGTTTTCGTTGGCGAAGAGTTCGTCGAGCCTGACCAAGGGCGAGTCGTTGAAAGATACGGCGTTGACGTTGCAGGCCATGGCACCGGATGCCATCGTGATTCGGCATTGGTGTTCGGGCGCGGCCAGATTCTTGGCTGATCGACTGGATTGCGCGGTCATTAATGCCGGCGATGGACGCCATGCTCACCCGACTCAGGCGTTGCTGGATAGCTTCACCTTGCATCAGGAATGGGGTGATGTCGCGGGCAAGACGATTTTGATTCTGGGAGATATCGCTCATAGCCGAGTGGCCCGATCCAATGTGATTCTGCTCAACAAATTGGGGGCAGATGTCCGCTTGTGCGCGCCGAGAACGTTGATGCCTCCGGCAGTGCAGAGCTGGCCGGTGACGGCGTATTCCGATTTGAATGAAGCGGTGAAAGGCGTGGACGCGGTCATGTGCCTGCGGTTGCAGCTTGAGCGGCAGAAAGATGGGCTGTTGCCGGATTTGCGTGAATACGCGCAGACATTCGGATTGCATCAGTGCCATGTCGATCTGGCGAATCAGGATGTGCGCATCTTGCATCCCGGGCCGATGAACAGGGGGATCGAGATCAGTTCTGATCTGGCTGATTCTGCTGAATCGTTGGTGCTCGATCAGGTGTCGAGCGGCGTGGTCGTTCGGATGGCCCTGCTTTTCCTGTATATGACCCGCAAGGGCGAAGAATAA
- a CDS encoding glycosyltransferase: MKRPLRILFIHKDPCSRAYKEAVSLKRMGHTIDLACEALDDHPDIRNSLDKIYTYSTLDELAAIIRAGHWDIIHGHNEPNEPTEVAIRNANSCPVVFDCHDFRGLRQKLDDREKVTERCCFEESDGVIVVSDRMVQVVNQYYAPKTTIALPCFCLTSEMQRVFKDKLPGNHMVYQGMLLDAGIYPLEYRNYHPFFKDFTENGIDVHVYCSHFNPRVQGTYIDLQNATDRFHFHHYMPYADLLEDMSQYQWGLTAFNVAEITEEKRLTFLNSILPNKLFDYLFSGVTPIVCNNETAGAWVEEHDLGYYARTEAEMLDIMLNEPPKPLMEDVSRISMEKHTKIVQDLYYTILADRQGQSRS, from the coding sequence ATGAAAAGACCGCTTCGAATATTATTCATTCACAAGGACCCCTGTTCCAGGGCGTACAAGGAAGCCGTCTCCCTCAAACGGATGGGGCACACCATCGACCTGGCTTGCGAAGCACTTGATGACCACCCGGACATTCGGAATTCACTGGACAAAATCTATACATATTCCACGCTGGACGAGCTGGCGGCCATTATCCGCGCCGGGCACTGGGACATCATTCACGGCCACAACGAGCCGAACGAACCGACCGAAGTGGCCATCAGAAACGCCAACAGCTGTCCCGTGGTCTTTGATTGCCACGATTTCAGGGGACTCCGCCAAAAGCTTGACGACCGGGAAAAAGTGACCGAGCGATGCTGTTTCGAAGAAAGTGACGGTGTCATTGTGGTCAGCGACCGGATGGTGCAGGTGGTCAATCAGTATTACGCCCCCAAAACCACCATTGCCCTGCCCTGTTTCTGTCTGACCAGTGAAATGCAACGGGTCTTCAAGGACAAGCTACCCGGCAATCACATGGTCTATCAGGGCATGTTGCTGGACGCGGGCATCTATCCGTTGGAATATCGGAATTATCATCCGTTCTTCAAGGATTTCACGGAAAACGGCATTGACGTGCATGTCTATTGTTCCCACTTCAACCCCCGGGTGCAGGGAACCTACATCGACTTGCAAAACGCCACGGACCGGTTCCATTTTCACCACTACATGCCGTATGCGGACCTGCTTGAAGACATGAGCCAGTACCAATGGGGACTGACGGCCTTCAACGTCGCGGAAATCACCGAAGAAAAACGGCTGACTTTCCTGAATTCCATTCTGCCGAACAAACTGTTCGACTACCTGTTTTCCGGGGTTACTCCCATTGTCTGCAACAACGAAACCGCCGGGGCATGGGTCGAAGAACACGACCTCGGCTATTACGCCCGCACCGAAGCGGAGATGCTGGACATCATGCTCAACGAACCACCCAAGCCGCTCATGGAGGACGTGAGCCGTATCAGCATGGAAAAACACACCAAAATCGTTCAAGATCTCTATTACACCATTCTTGCCGACCGGCAGGGACAATCCCGGAGCTAG
- a CDS encoding glycosyltransferase, whose translation MNKISIVVPSYNHSKYLEACLDSLMFQDYENMEIIIVDDCSTDGSRDIIQRYVNDMTTETRNYAHSYNAETDHIERVVHPRYPQGREITVLFNEQNMGSTATYNRGFRATTGKYCSFVTSDDICHPQMYSTLVQPLEQNIADFVYADMFVIDDARRIVREFKLPEYSFKKSFCDWYLCGVATLYRRELHERFGFYDENSNADDHECYLRFAMNGARFLHVPKTVYDHRSHDDRQVGLHEPAQFDKLLTASKELVLKARKHLKNSTISDEKSSGEKLS comes from the coding sequence TTGAACAAAATATCAATTGTCGTTCCAAGCTATAACCATTCGAAATATCTGGAAGCTTGCCTGGACTCCCTCATGTTTCAAGACTATGAAAACATGGAAATCATCATTGTTGACGATTGCTCGACAGATGGGTCTCGGGATATTATTCAACGCTATGTGAATGATATGACGACAGAAACACGCAATTATGCCCACTCTTACAACGCAGAAACCGACCACATCGAACGGGTCGTGCATCCCCGCTACCCGCAGGGACGTGAAATCACGGTTCTGTTCAATGAGCAGAACATGGGATCAACCGCGACATATAATAGAGGATTCCGGGCAACAACCGGGAAATATTGTTCTTTTGTCACCTCTGACGACATCTGTCATCCACAGATGTACTCGACTCTTGTGCAACCGCTCGAACAAAATATCGCGGATTTCGTGTATGCGGACATGTTTGTAATCGATGACGCGCGCCGGATTGTGCGTGAATTCAAACTCCCGGAATATAGCTTCAAAAAAAGCTTTTGTGACTGGTATTTATGTGGTGTCGCCACGCTGTATCGCCGCGAACTGCACGAACGATTCGGCTTTTATGATGAAAATTCCAACGCTGACGACCATGAATGCTATCTCCGGTTCGCCATGAACGGCGCGCGGTTCCTCCATGTCCCGAAAACAGTGTATGATCACCGGAGCCACGATGATCGACAGGTTGGCCTGCATGAACCGGCCCAGTTCGACAAGCTGTTGACCGCGTCAAAGGAATTGGTGCTCAAGGCTAGGAAACACCTGAAAAACAGCACTATTTCGGACGAAAAATCTTCCGGGGAAAAACTGTCATGA
- a CDS encoding amidohydrolase family protein: MVELVRAAKAATMVPDAQPIDDAGIVVEHGIIQEIGRYKDLARTHSGPVMDLGDTFLVPGLVNAHSHLELAHLHEKCPSGQGFVTWVEALMKQPIFDLDPTAFDIAGQELKRTGTIMVGDIATRFAKEMAGMLEASGLFFVVFCEAIGETVPRKTFIPSGTFEAGVMSVAGHSLYTTHVDVLRAAKAETRAKNLPFSLHLAEHDDEVAIMAGEPSEFLDLLQARGRLLDFTVPHKRPVQQADALGLLDASTLAVHCVKVSDSDIEAVRQSGATVCLCPRSNEFIGVGRAPWEKWFSSGTPLCLGTDSLASNHDLDLWNEALYLKQHFQGALSLIDVLAMMTRNPARILGASHLFGTLEPGKIAAFAKVPSAVMDIFS; the protein is encoded by the coding sequence ATGGTTGAACTCGTTCGTGCGGCCAAAGCCGCGACCATGGTTCCTGATGCGCAGCCCATTGATGACGCAGGCATCGTTGTGGAGCATGGTATTATTCAGGAAATCGGCAGATATAAAGATCTGGCCCGGACCCATTCCGGTCCGGTGATGGACCTTGGTGATACTTTTCTCGTTCCGGGATTGGTCAATGCGCATTCCCATCTCGAACTCGCGCATCTGCACGAAAAATGCCCGTCAGGGCAAGGATTCGTCACTTGGGTGGAAGCGTTGATGAAACAGCCCATTTTCGATCTCGATCCCACAGCATTTGATATTGCCGGGCAGGAACTCAAACGAACCGGCACCATAATGGTTGGCGATATCGCTACCCGTTTTGCCAAGGAGATGGCCGGAATGCTTGAAGCATCCGGTCTTTTTTTTGTGGTCTTTTGCGAAGCCATCGGCGAAACCGTGCCTCGAAAGACGTTTATCCCTTCCGGGACATTTGAGGCCGGGGTGATGTCTGTGGCCGGGCATTCCCTCTACACCACCCACGTCGATGTCCTGCGTGCTGCCAAGGCCGAGACTCGTGCCAAAAATCTGCCCTTTTCTCTCCATCTGGCCGAGCACGACGACGAAGTCGCCATCATGGCAGGTGAACCCAGCGAATTTCTCGATCTGCTTCAGGCCCGAGGGCGACTTCTCGATTTCACCGTCCCGCACAAGCGTCCTGTTCAGCAGGCTGATGCGCTCGGCTTGCTCGATGCGTCCACCCTTGCCGTTCACTGTGTCAAAGTGTCTGATTCCGACATCGAAGCCGTGCGTCAGTCCGGTGCGACTGTCTGTCTCTGTCCCCGTTCCAACGAATTCATCGGAGTCGGGCGTGCGCCATGGGAAAAATGGTTCTCGTCCGGTACACCCCTTTGTCTCGGGACTGATTCTCTTGCCTCCAATCACGATCTCGATCTCTGGAATGAAGCTCTGTATCTCAAGCAACATTTTCAAGGAGCATTGAGCCTCATTGATGTGCTCGCCATGATGACCCGAAATCCCGCTCGGATACTCGGTGCCAGCCATCTTTTTGGGACTCTCGAACCAGGAAAAATAGCCGCGTTTGCCAAAGTACCAAGCGCTGTGATGGATATATTTTCATGA
- the wecB gene encoding UDP-N-acetylglucosamine 2-epimerase (non-hydrolyzing) codes for MRRIHLIIAARPNLIKMAPVYHAVSRLDGFEVRLIHTGQHYDTPLSAQIIRELNLPQPDHNFAIGSGTHAQQTAGVMLAYEKLLREERPDLCVVPGDVNSTLACALTAAKQQVPVAHLEAGLRSRDMTMPEEINRILTDRISSILWTPSEDADTNLLNEGVDREKIFRVGNCMIDSLVTMLPTIRTLEPWKQVQCDRKGYSVVTLHRPGNVDSPDRLKAIVHTLITMARRTPLVMPLHPRTQARLEACSLLETLRSTEAIRVIEPLGYLEFIALVEGSQAIITDSGGIQEETSYLNIPCLTLRPNTERPITCTLGTNRLVDLDSLETAHAQAVGSRAVPRKPIPLWDGKAGMRIAKTLTDTFFHHEPTGYAS; via the coding sequence ATGAGACGAATCCACCTCATCATTGCGGCACGCCCCAATCTCATCAAGATGGCCCCGGTGTATCATGCCGTGAGCCGCCTCGACGGATTTGAGGTTCGGCTTATCCACACGGGTCAACATTATGACACCCCGCTGTCCGCCCAAATCATTCGGGAACTGAATCTTCCGCAGCCCGATCACAATTTTGCCATTGGCTCGGGCACCCATGCCCAGCAGACCGCCGGGGTCATGCTGGCGTATGAAAAACTCCTCCGGGAAGAACGGCCCGACCTGTGCGTGGTGCCAGGCGACGTGAATTCCACGCTGGCCTGTGCCCTGACAGCGGCCAAACAACAGGTGCCGGTGGCGCATCTGGAAGCCGGGCTTCGAAGTCGCGACATGACCATGCCCGAAGAAATCAACCGGATACTGACCGACCGAATTTCCTCAATTCTCTGGACCCCTTCGGAGGATGCAGACACCAATCTGCTCAATGAAGGCGTGGACCGAGAAAAAATCTTTCGCGTGGGCAACTGCATGATCGATTCACTGGTCACCATGCTGCCCACCATCCGCACGCTCGAACCGTGGAAACAGGTCCAATGCGACCGCAAGGGATATTCGGTGGTCACATTGCATCGCCCGGGAAATGTGGATTCCCCGGACCGACTCAAGGCCATCGTGCACACGCTGATAACCATGGCTCGCCGAACACCGCTGGTCATGCCGCTGCATCCTCGGACACAGGCCCGACTCGAAGCCTGTTCCCTCTTGGAGACGCTCCGTTCCACCGAGGCCATACGGGTCATCGAGCCGCTGGGGTATCTCGAATTCATTGCTCTGGTTGAAGGATCACAGGCAATCATCACGGATTCCGGCGGGATACAGGAAGAGACATCCTATCTGAACATCCCCTGCCTGACCCTGCGCCCCAATACGGAGCGGCCGATCACCTGCACACTCGGCACCAACCGTCTGGTGGATCTGGACTCGCTTGAAACCGCCCATGCGCAGGCCGTGGGAAGCCGTGCCGTGCCTCGAAAACCCATCCCATTGTGGGACGGCAAAGCCGGAATGAGAATTGCAAAAACTTTGACGGATACTTTTTTTCACCACGAACCGACTGGATACGCATCATGA
- a CDS encoding HD domain-containing protein: MSQPFKDAIGFCKTIMRNGYDAYVINARLQALTLDETGEEKELDICTEAGFSELQKYFPNIEESQDKGIIAYLVEGGVKYYFYPADVNEASYTDETVSVMTPRLLKRLEQRGDIPLSSVCPFIPKAKDMYADFADFSEGKIRFKGLPDQALKKDYSLAYRALRFAANFDKEIEANSWIAIVRNARRVLDYVPMSDFLDEWRKVEAEAMDKFFRLLFDSMLLHGLIPEIAALSRVHQIKNPEEGTEETVLEHTFDVMRTYPEELPYDWYGTVACLFHDIGKLYTAEYYDEKWNFLQHHRVGAKVSRKILKRLRFEEQDIDLICELVQNHMRPHFMLTDKGIRRLRSLDEYPRIMEMVKADIKARGASWREFNHNLKMAERADIPEDEIEPFMDGNRIMTLTGLKPGPIVGQIRDELLKAQITNDVITDEDAEKFVIEYVKINKCKGTTC; the protein is encoded by the coding sequence ATGAGTCAGCCTTTTAAAGATGCTATCGGGTTTTGTAAAACGATTATGCGCAACGGGTACGATGCGTATGTCATCAACGCGCGTCTTCAGGCTTTGACCTTGGATGAGACGGGCGAAGAAAAAGAACTCGATATTTGCACAGAGGCCGGTTTTTCCGAGCTTCAAAAATATTTTCCAAATATTGAAGAGTCTCAGGATAAGGGCATCATCGCCTATTTGGTTGAAGGTGGCGTGAAGTATTACTTCTACCCCGCTGATGTGAATGAAGCCTCCTACACGGACGAAACCGTGTCTGTCATGACACCGCGTCTGTTGAAGCGATTGGAGCAGCGTGGGGACATCCCGTTGTCTTCTGTCTGTCCGTTCATTCCCAAAGCCAAGGATATGTACGCGGATTTCGCGGACTTTTCCGAAGGGAAAATTCGATTCAAGGGATTGCCCGATCAGGCACTCAAGAAGGACTACTCCTTGGCGTATCGGGCTTTGCGGTTCGCGGCCAATTTTGACAAGGAAATTGAAGCGAACTCCTGGATTGCCATTGTACGCAATGCCCGGCGAGTACTCGATTATGTGCCCATGTCCGATTTTCTGGACGAATGGCGCAAGGTCGAGGCCGAAGCCATGGACAAGTTTTTCCGTCTGCTCTTTGATTCCATGCTGTTGCATGGCTTGATCCCGGAGATCGCGGCATTGTCTCGCGTCCATCAGATCAAGAATCCCGAAGAGGGCACGGAAGAGACCGTCCTTGAGCACACCTTTGACGTGATGCGGACCTATCCCGAAGAGCTGCCCTATGATTGGTATGGGACTGTTGCCTGTTTGTTCCATGACATTGGCAAGCTGTACACCGCCGAATATTATGATGAAAAGTGGAACTTTCTCCAGCACCATCGGGTGGGAGCCAAGGTTTCCCGCAAGATTCTCAAACGGCTTCGGTTCGAGGAGCAGGATATCGACCTGATCTGCGAATTGGTCCAGAATCACATGCGGCCACATTTCATGCTGACAGACAAGGGCATCCGCCGTCTGCGGTCTTTGGACGAGTATCCGCGTATCATGGAAATGGTCAAGGCGGACATCAAGGCCCGTGGTGCATCCTGGCGTGAGTTCAATCACAATCTCAAGATGGCTGAACGTGCGGACATCCCGGAAGACGAGATCGAGCCGTTCATGGATGGTAACCGGATCATGACGCTGACTGGTCTCAAACCGGGACCCATTGTCGGTCAGATTCGCGATGAGTTGCTCAAGGCACAGATCACGAACGACGTCATCACTGACGAGGATGCTGAGAAGTTCGTCATTGAGTACGTGAAAATAAACAAATGCAAAGGCACAACCTGCTAA
- a CDS encoding dihydroorotase: MPKIDLILHRAALDGKEVDVFVGKGKIVEIRPSVETLDAGDAQVEEAFGLTLMPSLTDVHVHLREPGYEYKEDVESGLRAAAWGGFGNIMCMANTKPVNDTQSVTDMMLDKARRYWPHGPRLLPIGALTKGLSGKELAPMAELAKAGCVAFSNDGVPVKSTKIFRLAVEYASDWDRVVIDHCEDPYMGVAAGVNEGEVSSRLGLPAQPDIAEALQVARDVLIAEYLDLPIHLAHISCRKSVNIIRSAKARGVKISAETAPHYLIFTEDYLEDPNSEYDTNAKVNPPLRTRDDQAAMIEALNDGTIDCLATDHAPHASYEKETEFDVAPCGITGLDTALSTTWALVKEGVLTRETFIRAWTTAPCGIFNLPVNTFQPGDPADFFLFDEDEEWTVSSQTLYSKGKNTPLLGTSLKGRVKTHFIQGKKVV; this comes from the coding sequence ATGCCGAAAATAGATTTGATACTGCACCGGGCCGCGCTTGACGGCAAGGAAGTGGATGTTTTTGTTGGCAAGGGCAAGATTGTGGAAATTCGGCCTTCGGTCGAGACGCTGGATGCCGGGGACGCACAGGTTGAAGAGGCCTTTGGGCTGACCCTGATGCCGTCCCTGACTGATGTGCATGTCCACTTGCGCGAGCCGGGCTATGAATACAAGGAAGATGTGGAATCCGGTCTTCGGGCAGCGGCCTGGGGCGGGTTCGGCAATATCATGTGCATGGCCAATACCAAACCGGTGAATGATACGCAGTCCGTCACGGACATGATGCTTGATAAGGCTCGGAGATATTGGCCTCACGGTCCGCGTTTACTTCCGATCGGCGCATTGACCAAGGGGTTGTCCGGCAAGGAACTGGCTCCCATGGCCGAATTGGCCAAGGCGGGATGCGTGGCGTTTTCCAATGATGGCGTGCCGGTCAAGTCCACCAAGATTTTTCGCTTGGCCGTGGAATACGCGTCGGACTGGGATCGAGTGGTCATTGATCATTGCGAAGACCCGTACATGGGCGTTGCTGCCGGAGTGAACGAAGGTGAAGTGTCCAGCCGTTTGGGCCTGCCTGCCCAGCCGGATATTGCCGAGGCCTTGCAGGTCGCACGGGATGTGCTCATTGCCGAATACCTTGATCTGCCGATTCACTTGGCCCATATTTCCTGCCGTAAATCAGTGAATATCATCCGGTCGGCCAAGGCTCGCGGGGTGAAGATCTCGGCTGAAACCGCCCCACATTATTTGATTTTTACCGAAGACTATCTGGAAGACCCGAATTCGGAATACGATACCAATGCCAAGGTCAATCCGCCACTTCGGACGCGGGACGATCAGGCGGCCATGATCGAGGCGTTGAACGATGGCACCATTGATTGCCTGGCGACAGATCACGCACCACATGCTTCGTATGAAAAGGAAACGGAATTTGATGTGGCACCGTGTGGCATAACCGGGCTGGATACGGCGCTGAGCACCACGTGGGCATTGGTCAAAGAGGGTGTGCTGACGCGAGAAACGTTTATTCGGGCTTGGACCACGGCTCCGTGCGGGATATTCAATCTGCCGGTCAATACCTTTCAACCCGGCGATCCTGCGGATTTCTTCCTGTTCGATGAAGATGAAGAATGGACCGTCTCTTCGCAGACCTTGTATTCAAAGGGAAAGAACACTCCATTGCTTGGCACCAGTCTGAAAGGGCGGGTAAAAACCCATTTCATTCAGGGCAAAAAGGTTGTATAG
- a CDS encoding AAC(3) family N-acetyltransferase has translation MRYSKKDICSAYTKLGVTHGKTVLLKSDIRPLGLYTPAEKETVVQAHISVLCDLIDLSEGTLVVNAGSPSLCNTNTPYDPAHTPCEMGVLSEQVRTLPGAVRTQHPFYSYAAVGKNADFFCGPGARGVFGLNTPKQRLIDANALFVSVGLHPRLTSAVVHQVELMMGVPYRYTKEFLHPIVTETGIENQPFYLHVLRRECSIQRDLNAKIFAYYEQEHALASATLGMGNVYSLSMGTYYATTQKAFLDDLFVWLKEEPQKKSYRI, from the coding sequence ATGCGATATTCGAAAAAAGACATCTGCTCGGCGTACACGAAACTGGGCGTCACCCACGGAAAGACCGTCCTGCTCAAGTCGGACATCCGGCCTTTGGGACTGTATACGCCCGCAGAAAAGGAAACCGTGGTGCAGGCCCACATTTCGGTGCTGTGCGACCTCATCGATCTGTCCGAAGGGACACTGGTGGTCAATGCGGGATCACCGAGCCTGTGCAATACGAACACGCCGTATGATCCGGCCCACACCCCCTGTGAAATGGGCGTGTTGTCCGAACAGGTTCGCACCCTGCCCGGAGCGGTCCGCACTCAGCATCCCTTTTACTCCTATGCTGCGGTGGGCAAGAACGCCGACTTTTTCTGCGGTCCCGGGGCCAGAGGGGTGTTTGGTCTCAACACCCCCAAACAACGGCTGATCGATGCGAACGCGTTGTTTGTCAGTGTGGGACTCCACCCGCGCCTGACCAGTGCGGTGGTGCATCAGGTTGAACTGATGATGGGTGTTCCATATCGGTACACCAAGGAATTTCTCCATCCCATCGTCACGGAGACCGGCATAGAGAACCAACCGTTTTACTTACACGTCCTCAGGCGGGAATGTTCCATACAGCGAGACCTCAATGCCAAGATTTTTGCGTATTACGAACAGGAACACGCACTTGCCTCGGCCACACTGGGCATGGGAAATGTGTACTCCCTGTCCATGGGGACGTACTATGCAACCACCCAAAAGGCCTTTCTCGACGACCTCTTTGTCTGGCTCAAGGAAGAACCACAGAAAAAAAGCTACAGGATATAA
- a CDS encoding cyclase family protein: MQLVDLTHTMQTGMPVFPGDEPANIRRTHCVNRDGFAQNTISFGSHTGTHLDTAAHVFADAPGLDWLGPDNFVGWGAVVDVSTISGPTIEQSHLAALADMDALDFAILRTGWDQHWATDRYFGDFPIISETAARFLGGLGLKGIGLDTPSPDPVNSSTLPAHTILLDHGLVIVENLTNIGELPTEGFIFSCLPLRIKDGEGSPVRAVGMTL; this comes from the coding sequence ATGCAGCTTGTTGACCTGACCCACACCATGCAAACCGGAATGCCGGTCTTTCCCGGCGATGAACCGGCCAATATCCGCCGGACACACTGTGTGAACAGGGATGGTTTTGCCCAAAACACGATATCCTTCGGCTCACACACCGGCACCCATCTTGATACTGCGGCACATGTGTTTGCAGACGCCCCGGGACTGGACTGGCTGGGACCGGATAATTTTGTCGGCTGGGGCGCGGTGGTAGATGTCTCCACGATCTCAGGACCGACCATCGAACAATCACACTTGGCTGCGCTTGCGGACATGGACGCACTGGATTTCGCCATTCTGCGAACGGGGTGGGATCAGCATTGGGCAACCGACCGATATTTCGGGGACTTCCCCATCATTTCCGAAACCGCCGCTCGATTCCTCGGTGGGTTGGGTCTCAAAGGGATTGGGCTTGATACACCGTCGCCCGACCCGGTGAATTCCTCCACCCTTCCGGCTCACACCATTCTGCTGGATCACGGGCTGGTCATTGTCGAAAATCTGACCAATATAGGCGAACTCCCAACTGAAGGATTCATCTTTTCCTGCCTTCCCCTGCGCATCAAGGATGGCGAAGGTTCGCCCGTCCGGGCAGTCGGCATGACATTGTAA